A window of the Actinobacillus genomosp. 1 genome harbors these coding sequences:
- a CDS encoding YeeE/YedE family protein, which yields MLISGLFVGLLLGIILQRGQFCLSGQLRQVAFKRDFTSFSPLLTAISVQSIGFYLLEQQGVIRFPSSPMPILATLLGAFLFGIGMGVANRCVSGQLYRAGEGMIAAMITLFVFAVTTVATQTGVLKFWVASQLETESKLITLPQTLGISSLWFIILLSLIATWGLQKSRKIQPLIPRKPFGQFWSPHFTAILLGLVSILAWVLSAETGREFGLSFSIPVGHALQYLTLGQQRYLNWGTYLIIGLVLGSFLSAKFSGNFRWKALSATDFGKSVAGGILMGIGASLTGGCTMANAVVGTAYFSWQGWIATIVMMFGVWCVFILRKNPLESTC from the coding sequence ATGCTTATTTCCGGTCTTTTTGTCGGGCTATTGCTCGGTATCATTTTACAACGCGGACAATTTTGCCTTTCGGGACAACTTCGCCAAGTTGCATTTAAACGAGATTTTACTTCGTTTTCTCCACTTTTAACCGCCATCTCCGTACAATCTATCGGTTTCTATCTGTTAGAGCAGCAAGGCGTTATTCGTTTTCCAAGCTCACCAATGCCGATTCTCGCTACTCTACTCGGTGCATTTTTATTCGGCATCGGGATGGGAGTCGCCAATCGTTGTGTTTCGGGACAATTATATAGAGCAGGAGAAGGTATGATCGCTGCGATGATCACCTTATTCGTTTTTGCCGTTACTACTGTAGCTACCCAAACCGGCGTATTAAAATTTTGGGTTGCATCGCAACTTGAAACGGAAAGCAAGCTCATTACCTTACCGCAAACATTAGGGATTTCCAGCCTTTGGTTCATCATTCTGCTTAGCTTAATTGCGACTTGGGGATTGCAAAAAAGCCGCAAAATTCAACCGCTTATTCCTCGTAAACCTTTTGGTCAATTTTGGTCACCCCACTTTACGGCTATTTTACTTGGCTTAGTCAGTATTTTAGCTTGGGTTTTAAGCGCAGAAACCGGCAGAGAATTCGGACTGAGCTTCAGTATTCCGGTCGGTCATGCTTTGCAATATTTAACCCTTGGGCAACAACGTTACTTAAATTGGGGAACTTATCTGATTATCGGATTGGTACTCGGTTCATTTCTTTCCGCTAAGTTTTCCGGCAATTTCCGCTGGAAAGCATTGTCTGCGACAGATTTCGGTAAAAGTGTCGCCGGAGGCATACTTATGGGCATCGGTGCCTCGCTAACTGGCGGCTGTACGATGGCAAATGCGGTAGTCGGTACCGCTTATTTCTCTTGGCAAGGGTGGATTGCAACTATCGTTATGATGTTTGGCGTGTGGTGCGTGT